One region of Aminobacterium colombiense DSM 12261 genomic DNA includes:
- a CDS encoding efflux RND transporter periplasmic adaptor subunit → MKRLPIKIRTLALISILVPLFALFVYVAFRSGPLAPVSIVLTTVENKSLSPALFGIGTIEARYTYKIGPTFAGRVKSLDIHVGEHVKAGQVLGEMDPVDLDGRIKAQDATLKRANAQISEAQVRKNYAKTQALRYEQLLKAGYTSEEVADAKRQELLVAEAALTGAREELSRVRSEREALEAQRSNLSLIAPVDGLIVSRDADPGTTVVAGQAVVELIDPYSLWVNVRFDQIRARGLAAGLSAQIRLRSQAGEMQTGRVLRVEPLADVVTEEVLAKVVFDQIPDPMPPIGELAEVTITLPTLAAAPVISNAAIHHIDGRLGVWQVIDGDLRFTPVSLGIADLEGRVQVREGLKIGDQVVIYSENPLNEHSRIHIVDHIPGVTQ, encoded by the coding sequence ATGAAAAGATTGCCTATCAAAATACGTACACTGGCACTGATATCTATACTTGTGCCTCTGTTTGCGCTTTTTGTCTATGTTGCCTTTCGCTCGGGGCCACTTGCTCCTGTATCTATTGTGTTGACCACAGTCGAGAATAAGAGCCTTTCACCAGCACTATTCGGCATCGGAACTATTGAAGCTCGTTACACTTACAAGATTGGCCCAACGTTTGCGGGCCGGGTCAAAAGTTTGGATATACACGTAGGTGAGCATGTGAAGGCGGGGCAAGTGCTTGGCGAAATGGATCCGGTAGATCTTGATGGACGTATCAAGGCTCAAGATGCCACTCTGAAGCGAGCGAATGCTCAAATAAGTGAGGCGCAGGTGCGTAAGAATTATGCGAAGACACAGGCTTTACGCTACGAGCAGTTACTTAAAGCGGGTTACACCAGTGAAGAGGTGGCAGACGCTAAACGACAAGAACTGTTGGTTGCGGAAGCAGCGCTGACTGGGGCACGTGAGGAGCTATCTCGTGTACGTTCCGAGCGAGAGGCATTAGAGGCGCAGCGCAGCAATTTGTCTCTGATTGCACCAGTTGACGGATTGATCGTATCACGTGATGCCGATCCTGGAACCACCGTAGTTGCTGGCCAGGCTGTCGTAGAACTGATCGACCCGTACTCACTGTGGGTCAATGTCCGCTTCGATCAAATTCGAGCGCGTGGCCTCGCCGCCGGTTTATCAGCCCAGATCAGGTTACGTTCCCAGGCGGGAGAAATGCAGACAGGGCGTGTTCTACGAGTCGAACCATTGGCAGACGTAGTTACTGAGGAAGTATTGGCCAAAGTTGTATTCGATCAAATTCCTGATCCGATGCCACCAATCGGTGAACTGGCCGAGGTCACGATTACCCTGCCAACGCTTGCGGCAGCGCCAGTTATCTCTAATGCCGCTATCCATCACATTGATGGCAGATTGGGCGTGTGGCAGGTTATAGATGGTGATCTTCGCTTTACACCAGTTTCACTAGGGATCGCTGATTTGGAGGGCCGCGTACAGGTACGAGAAGGACTCAAAATTGGCGACCAGGTAGTGATCTACAGCGAAAACCCATTGAATGAACACAGCCGAATTCACATTGTTGACCATATTCCAGGGGTGACACAATGA
- a CDS encoding TetR/AcrR family transcriptional regulator, giving the protein MSSSNKYLSKEKRRAMTVEAVVELAGEQNPSEITTAAIANRMGLTQGALFRHFPNKDAILQAVMEWVAERLMSRIEKAVDAKSSPLGALESMFMAHVDFITEHPGIPRMLFSELQRSEETAPKQMAQTLTLRYKERLNHLFEQGKNCGELDEKLDSEAAATLFIGSIQGLVMQSLIAGDVSHMRRNAPKVFAIYQRGIRSAL; this is encoded by the coding sequence ATGAGTTCATCAAACAAATATCTTTCTAAAGAGAAACGAAGAGCGATGACGGTAGAAGCAGTAGTCGAGTTGGCTGGGGAACAGAATCCGAGCGAAATTACCACAGCTGCCATAGCCAACCGCATGGGATTGACTCAGGGTGCTCTTTTTCGCCATTTTCCAAACAAGGATGCTATCTTGCAAGCAGTTATGGAATGGGTAGCCGAACGGTTAATGTCTCGCATCGAAAAGGCGGTAGACGCAAAATCCTCCCCTCTTGGCGCACTTGAAAGCATGTTTATGGCGCATGTAGATTTTATAACAGAGCATCCCGGTATTCCACGTATGTTATTTAGTGAATTGCAACGTTCTGAAGAAACTGCCCCTAAGCAGATGGCACAAACACTCACTCTGCGTTATAAAGAGCGCCTCAATCATTTGTTTGAACAAGGGAAAAACTGTGGCGAGCTTGACGAAAAGCTTGATAGCGAAGCTGCGGCTACTCTCTTCATAGGCTCTATTCAAGGATTGGTCATGCAATCGTTGATAGCTGGAGATGTGAGCCATATGCGCCGCAATGCTCCGAAAGTTTTTGCCATCTACCAGCGGGGCATAAGGAGTGCACTATGA
- a CDS encoding ABC transporter permease yields MINLAGRDIMHSWGKFVFTAMGLGLLIGVTLSMAGIYRGMVDDAKVLLDNSGADLWVVQKDTLGPYAESSSIYDDTWRGIRGMQGVDQTANITYLTMQVRKEVRDVRVMVTGIAPGEPGTPGWPPYLVAGRQITRSHYEAVADIASGFKLGEHIQIRRNQYTVVGLTRRMVSSNGDPMVFIPLKDAQEAQFLKDNDAIREQRRRTAENPAFNQPGVPALLDAVIASQSTNPYVNAILVRVETGHDPEEVAESIRRWKRLTVYTRSQMEEILVGKLIATSSKQIAMFLVILSIVSSVIVAFIIYTLTLGKIREIAVLKLIGTKNRTIVGLIVQQSIALGLIGFVVGKISATLLMAPIFPKYVLLEPLDSVLGFIAVIMICVMSSIIAIRVALKVDPAEAIGG; encoded by the coding sequence ATGATCAATTTGGCAGGTCGCGACATTATGCACTCCTGGGGAAAGTTCGTCTTTACCGCCATGGGGCTTGGCCTGCTGATCGGCGTTACTCTATCCATGGCTGGCATCTATCGCGGCATGGTGGATGACGCTAAGGTACTACTCGACAACAGCGGTGCTGATCTCTGGGTGGTACAAAAGGACACGCTTGGTCCTTACGCTGAATCATCAAGCATCTACGATGACACCTGGCGCGGGATACGAGGCATGCAGGGCGTGGATCAGACAGCGAACATCACCTACCTCACCATGCAAGTACGCAAAGAAGTAAGAGATGTACGCGTCATGGTTACCGGCATCGCACCCGGAGAACCAGGAACACCAGGCTGGCCGCCTTATCTCGTAGCAGGACGTCAGATCACCCGGAGCCATTACGAGGCCGTTGCCGATATCGCCTCGGGATTTAAACTTGGTGAACACATCCAGATTCGACGTAACCAATACACCGTGGTTGGCCTGACTAGAAGGATGGTTTCTTCCAATGGTGATCCCATGGTGTTTATTCCACTTAAAGATGCTCAGGAAGCCCAGTTTCTAAAGGATAACGATGCCATACGAGAACAGCGCCGACGAACAGCTGAAAACCCGGCTTTCAACCAGCCTGGAGTGCCTGCTTTGCTTGATGCGGTTATTGCCTCGCAAAGCACCAACCCTTACGTCAACGCTATTTTGGTGCGGGTTGAAACAGGTCATGACCCAGAAGAAGTCGCTGAATCGATCCGCCGCTGGAAGCGCTTGACGGTCTACACTCGCAGTCAGATGGAGGAAATTCTTGTCGGCAAGCTGATCGCCACCTCATCAAAGCAAATCGCGATGTTTCTTGTGATCCTTTCGATTGTGAGTTCGGTTATTGTCGCCTTCATCATCTACACGCTGACACTTGGCAAAATAAGGGAAATCGCCGTGTTAAAACTGATCGGCACAAAAAATCGCACCATTGTCGGTTTGATTGTACAACAGTCTATTGCTTTGGGCTTGATCGGTTTTGTGGTTGGGAAGATCTCGGCGACTCTGTTGATGGCACCTATTTTTCCCAAATATGTGCTGCTGGAGCCTCTCGACTCAGTTCTTGGTTTTATCGCCGTGATTATGATCTGCGTCATGTCGAGCATTATAGCCATTCGTGTCGCTCTTAAGGTCGATCCGGCCGAAGCCATAGGAGGTTAA
- a CDS encoding ABC transporter ATP-binding protein, producing MTGKGIRISGLRKRYGSGDTAVDALKMVNMHVAPGEVVGLIGPSGSGKSTLLKCLGAVIEPTAGQMMLGDDVIYHDGWKVKDLRALRRDHIGFVFQAPYLIPFLDVTDNVALLPMLAGKPNAEARQQAIELLKALDVEHRAKAMPSQLSGGEQQRVAIARGLVNRPPVILADEPTAPLDSERALAVIRILNDMAQRFETAVIVVTHDEKIIPTFKRIYHIRDGVTYEEEGQGRSFE from the coding sequence ATGACTGGTAAAGGCATTCGCATCTCAGGGTTGAGAAAACGCTATGGAAGCGGCGATACTGCTGTTGACGCTTTGAAGATGGTAAACATGCACGTTGCGCCTGGGGAAGTCGTTGGGCTGATTGGACCTTCAGGTTCTGGCAAGAGTACGTTGCTTAAATGCTTAGGTGCTGTGATAGAGCCGACTGCTGGGCAAATGATGCTCGGAGATGACGTTATTTATCACGATGGCTGGAAGGTCAAAGATCTTCGCGCGCTACGTCGTGACCATATCGGCTTTGTATTTCAAGCGCCGTATCTGATCCCTTTCCTAGATGTTACCGACAACGTCGCACTGCTGCCTATGCTGGCGGGGAAACCTAACGCCGAAGCGCGTCAACAAGCAATAGAATTGTTAAAAGCGCTTGATGTGGAGCACCGCGCCAAGGCTATGCCATCTCAACTCTCTGGTGGCGAACAACAACGAGTGGCCATTGCACGCGGTTTGGTCAATCGCCCTCCGGTAATATTGGCCGATGAACCGACTGCCCCCCTTGATAGTGAGCGTGCGCTGGCGGTCATCAGAATCTTGAACGATATGGCCCAAAGGTTCGAGACTGCTGTTATTGTCGTTACCCACGATGAAAAAATAATCCCCACCTTTAAGCGCATTTATCATATCCGTGACGGAGTAACCTATGAAGAGGAAGGTCAAGGGCGCAGTTTTGAGTAA
- the smpB gene encoding SsrA-binding protein SmpB, translating into MAIDKVAVNRKARHDYFILDTFECGIVLTGTEIKSVRAGKVNLKDSFALIRNGEMWLIGVHISPYEKGSYYNHEPERDRKLLVHKAEIIRLNSKIREKGLTLVPLSIYIKNGQHAKIELALVKGKAEHDKRDTIAERDAKRSMARALRREDRE; encoded by the coding sequence TTGGCCATAGATAAAGTCGCAGTGAATAGAAAAGCCAGGCATGATTACTTTATACTTGACACCTTTGAGTGCGGCATTGTACTCACTGGTACAGAGATAAAGTCGGTGAGAGCCGGCAAGGTCAATTTAAAAGACAGCTTCGCTCTCATTCGAAATGGCGAAATGTGGCTTATTGGCGTACATATTTCCCCTTATGAGAAGGGAAGCTATTATAACCACGAACCAGAAAGGGATCGAAAGCTTCTTGTTCATAAAGCAGAGATAATACGACTGAACAGCAAAATTCGCGAAAAAGGCTTAACCCTCGTGCCCCTTTCCATCTATATAAAAAACGGGCAGCATGCAAAAATAGAGTTGGCACTGGTAAAGGGAAAGGCAGAACACGACAAACGGGACACCATAGCGGAGCGAGATGCAAAACGATCTATGGCGAGAGCCTTGCGGCGAGAAGATAGAGAATAG